The stretch of DNA CCCGGTTCGATGAGGCCGTCCTCGACCATCACCCGGAACAGACGCGACCACGCGGAACTCAAAAGTACCACGGGGTACCGACCGACGCATCTGGCGCGATGGAGGGCCCAGACCTGGGAAAACTCGGCCAGGGTGCCGGATTTTCCGTCGAGGACCACACAACCGTGGGCGATCTCGATCAGCTGCCGTGTTCGATCGTAGAGATCGTCGGTCATCTTCAGGTTGCCGATGTAGGGGTTGGGGGAGC from Acidobacteriota bacterium encodes:
- a CDS encoding LOG family protein, with translation SPNPYIGNLKMTDDLYDRTRQLIEIAHGCVVLDGKSGTLAEFSQVWALHRARCVGRYPVVLLSSAWSRLFRVMVEDGLIEPGQQELTHCVDDADDVDEAVRRLREYLTETE